The genomic DNA TCCCAGGGGATATAATCCAGTAGATGGCTTTGATAAAATTCTGGAAAGAATAAGTTTAGGTCATGGAATTGCTCCCAAACCCTATAAAATTGTAGATATGGAAACAAAGGAAGTTCTTCTTAAGGACAAGTTGGCTGAAGACAATTATGTCATTGTAAGTTTTTCAAAATCCCTTAGAAAAATAGGATTTGATTTTAAAGATAAGTTTTTATTCGTTGAAAGAATTTCAGGAGTTTCCGGAAGTAAAATTCGAGAAAGTGTTTCAAACAATGATTTTGAATTGGTAAGGGACATGATGCCTGCAGAAACAATAGAAATTCTAAAAAGGGAAATTGACGGCAATAGGGCACCTTTACATGATTTAAGGTATGATGAAAGAATAATTGATAATGCCAACAATTTAAGTTTTGAGCAATTGTCCAATTTAAATTTGTTCAATGATAATTTGGCTCAAAAAATTCTTGATAATCGCCCATTCAACAGCATTGATGAAATATATGATATTTTGGATCAGGGATTTTCAAGATTTTTCAAAACACGTATCCTAAGCGTATTGGAAGCGAATGTCTCCAAAGAAGATATTTCCAGCTATATTGATTATTATCCATCTGTAATCAGGGTACTGGGTTATAAAAACGAGGATGTTTTACAAAAATTCAAAGAGAAAATAAATCATAAAAATGTTGTTTTAGCTAATTTTTAAAAAAAAAGTTTTAAGAGTAAATAGTTCTTATTTACTCATCATAAATTTTATTTGCCTATTAAGTTACTAAAGAATGCGCTTGGGTTTGATAATCCGTAAATCGCATCTAGGAATGTCGGATATGATGAACTTAATAGGAATATATAAACAATGTAGAACACTACAACAATTATTAAAATTATTAATATTATAGTCAAAAGAATGTCTACTGCTCCAATCGGTT from Methanobrevibacter sp. includes the following:
- a CDS encoding nucleotidyltransferase family protein; protein product: MSIFSNDFENRKNDCFKEGNDNVKLIADFTEYSPLHNGHFHCMNVAKSQFPDALFVAIVPGLFERSGRGLPYILPREVRAEIAISVGADIVVEGPPMGIMGSGQYSLALSKMFKALNTDIIPRGYNPVDGFDKILERISLGHGIAPKPYKIVDMETKEVLLKDKLAEDNYVIVSFSKSLRKIGFDFKDKFLFVERISGVSGSKIRESVSNNDFELVRDMMPAETIEILKREIDGNRAPLHDLRYDERIIDNANNLSFEQLSNLNLFNDNLAQKILDNRPFNSIDEIYDILDQGFSRFFKTRILSVLEANVSKEDISSYIDYYPSVIRVLGYKNEDVLQKFKEKINHKNVVLANF